A stretch of DNA from Terriglobales bacterium:
CCAGGGCGATCAGGTATCGCGCCTGGACCTTGGTGGTCAGTTGCCCCATGAGGGGCATCTCGATGAGCAAAACCAGTCCTCCCGCGGAGAGGGCAAAGCCGGCTATCTGCGCGGTATAGCCCAGCAGGGTCTGGAGGAACAGGGGCATCATGACCAGGCTGGAGAACAGCAGGACTCCCAGCATGAAGAACATCAGGTTGGCGCTGGCGAAGTTGAAGCTCTTGAACAGTTTGACATCGACGATCGGGGCCGGGTGGCGCCACTCCCAAACCACCAGCGAGACCAGGCAGACGGCTGCCACCACGGCCAGGGTCAGGATGAAGTGCGATCCGAACCAGTCGTCCTCCTGGCCCTTGTCGAGCAGGATCTGCAGCGCTCCGATCCCCAGCGCCAGCAGCGCGATGCCCACGTAGTCCAGCTTGACCCCGGCTCGCCTCAAGCGGCTCAGGTAGGGCGGGTCCTGGACCAGGCGATAGACCAGGAACAGGGTTACCACCCCGACCGGCAGATTGATGAAGAAAATCCAGCGCCAGGAGTAGTTGAAGGTGATCCAACCACCCAGAGTAGGACCGATGGTCGGCGCCATGACGGCAGTGATGCCATAGAGGGCGAAGGCGAGGCCGCGCTGGTGCGGGGGAAAGGTGTCGGCCAGGATGGCCTGGGCCATGGGCTGCAGGCCGCCTCCCCCGGCGCCCTGCAGGACGCGGAACAAGAGCAGCAGACCCAGGCTGGGCGCCAGCCCGCAGAGCAGGGAACTGATGGTGAACACGACCAGGCAGCCCATGAAGAAGCGCTTCCGGCCCAGCGCGCCCGCCAGCCATCCGCTGATGGGCAGAACGATGGCGTTCGACACCAGGTAGGAAGTCAGTACCCACGTGCTCTGGTCGTTACTGGCGGCCAGGTCACCCGCGATGTAGGGCAGGGCCACGTTGGCGATGCTGGTATCGAGCACCTCCATGAAGGCCGCCATCGCGACTACCACCGCGATCAGCCAGGGGTTGACCGCCGGCCGCGAGAGGTCCTGATCGAGGGTGAGGGTGGCGGAACTCATTTCAGGAACACATCCGGCACCACGTTCATGCCCGGGCGAAGTTGGCGGTCCCGGTTCTCGCCCGGTTCGAGGACGATCTTCACCGGGATCCTCTGGACGATCTTCACGTAGTTGCCGGTGGCGTTCTCCGGGGGGAACAAG
This window harbors:
- a CDS encoding DHA2 family efflux MFS transporter permease subunit, with protein sequence MSSATLTLDQDLSRPAVNPWLIAVVVAMAAFMEVLDTSIANVALPYIAGDLAASNDQSTWVLTSYLVSNAIVLPISGWLAGALGRKRFFMGCLVVFTISSLLCGLAPSLGLLLLFRVLQGAGGGGLQPMAQAILADTFPPHQRGLAFALYGITAVMAPTIGPTLGGWITFNYSWRWIFFINLPVGVVTLFLVYRLVQDPPYLSRLRRAGVKLDYVGIALLALGIGALQILLDKGQEDDWFGSHFILTLAVVAAVCLVSLVVWEWRHPAPIVDVKLFKSFNFASANLMFFMLGVLLFSSLVMMPLFLQTLLGYTAQIAGFALSAGGLVLLIEMPLMGQLTTKVQARYLIALGWLFLALGMLYSTQQIDLLISFRAALRLRVVQVIGIGFLFVPITLVAYIGVPADKNNAVAGIVNFMRNMGSSVGTSLVTTMLARRSQYHQEILVGHLIPGSPAFQGATGGLAHLLAHSPAGPPGGTVLAYARIYRGLQVQAASLAYIDTFKVLAVIAGIMFFLAFILKKNSPGGGGEVAVG